A genome region from Drosophila simulans strain w501 chromosome 2R, Prin_Dsim_3.1, whole genome shotgun sequence includes the following:
- the LOC6734580 gene encoding protein charlatan isoform X4, whose product MATLIPVNGGHPAASGQSSNVEATYEDMFKEITRKLYGEETGNGLHTLGTPVAQVATSGPTAVPEGEQRSFTNLQQLDRSAAPSIEYESSAAGASGNNVATTQANVIQQQQQQQQQAESGNSVVVTASSGATVVPAPSVAAVGGFKSEDHLSTAFGLAALMQNGFAAGQAGLLKAGEQQQRWAQDGSGLVAAAAAEPQLVQWTSGGKLQSYAHVNQQQQQQQQPHQSTPKSKKHRQEHAAELIYASPSTSANAAQNLAQSTPTSAPSNSSGGSTSSSGGGGGRKKAAQAAAAAAAANGVHIQKRYACTHCPYSTDRRDLYTRHENIHKDEKPFQCYACLKQFNRADHVKKHFLRMHRELQYDINKTRRHVSAGSGSSGSGSSGSGSHHSGGRGNVTINSAGVNIDNAFLEAQRHPTSSSMSIVETIEAVASATDMPLAQLKQEKMDDGAGVVLPLHVGVMQQPVASSSSGSSGSHGGNGNGGSGSGLLKPKREKRFTCCYCPWSGADKWGLKRHLNTHTKPFVCLLCDYKAARSERLATHVLKVHNKRACSKCSYLADTQEEYQAHMSDVHGNVGNANGGGGAVTIYTTTTNEGVAGGGGGGGGGISGNISGGGPLQEIIVNPSSMVGWRLSANGSLIPPHDLLTGGLPNAATQKRGSERLFQYLEAEGSDPEDYARLLKMDAISRNTASVAQDFHKAGGVHELKIPANHQLLFNNKLPSQWTTREAAALLYSLSNMGGGSGGSVSGSQRQKFGMRARQHSTGEDDENTPSSASSSSFSGDEFNMSATSPLKLSRHAIKLEKMDEMDAKDMGPTKAMMATAFLEAANYEQTAIELLASKRKIKVENDNDEDQENQQHQPHQQHHSQQQQRLQLIKSSPAYKLNNNNNNNSNNNNYYKDKSSHRNAVHHHRQDDKENNKTKSPGASAVSVAAAAATSPPSISGHSNQTPFLTQMEYQNLNRIGTQFQNYVKDIINKYYAAETPLMLAAAAAALPTATTTGQQQQPELDIENLSPSKRRRLLSETEEYIEYLRNKEDITLTIAPKVQPPAPVTSLLKRQLDLSTPRRSPKKAAPAHSNSASNASRKSLNQLATLLPLLADAASQQEYLAAPLDFSKKSSSRKQAQPKKIRLTPEAVVTLLRDKYLNRMVRQRLGCLKCNQSRKNSSISFNYHTLGSLALHKYWRHGSSSTRREKLQAALQKRISRGQADKC is encoded by the exons ATGGCCACACTAATACCAGTGAACGGCGGCCATCCAGCAGCGAGCGGACAATCCTCCAATGTGGAGGCGACATATGAAGATATGTTCAAGGAAATCACACGCAAATTGTACGGCGAGGAGACCGGAAACGGTTTGCATACGCTCGGCACGCCGGTGGCGCAAGTGGCCACCAGCGGGCCAACAGCGGTGCCCGAGGGCGAGCAGCGCTCCTTTACAAATCTG CAACAACTCGATCGCTCGGCAGCGCCCAGCATTGAATACGAGTCCAGTGCGGCAGGCGCCTCTGGCAACAACGTGGCCACCACCCAGGCCAATGTaatccagcaacaacaacagcagcaacagcaagcgGAGTCGGGCAACTCCGTGGTGGTGACGGCCAGCAGTGGGGCGACTGTGGTGCCGGCACCCAGTGTAGCGGCCGTTGGTGGCTTCAAGTCCGAGGATCATCTGAGCACTGCCTTCGGGCTGGCAGCCCTGATGCAGAACGGCTTCGCAGCCGGCCAGGCGGGTCTGCTGAAAGCCGGCGAGCAGCAACAGCGCTGGGCTCAGGACGGATCTGGTCTGGTGGCGGCCGCAGCGGCGGAACCACAACTCGTACAATGGACCTCCGGCGGAAAGCTCCAGAGCTACGCTCATgtcaaccagcagcagcagcagcaacaacagccgcaTCAGAGCACACCCAAGTCCAA AAAACACCGTCAGGAGCATGCGGCTGAATTGATCTACGCAAGCCCCTCCACATCGGCCAATGCGGCCCAAAATCTGGCCCAATCCACACCCACCTCAGcgcccagcaacagcagtggcGGCAGCACCAGCTCctccggcggaggaggcggccgGAAGAAGGCCGCTCAAGCGGCTgcagccgccgctgccgcgAATGGAGTGCACATCCAGAAGCGTTACGCCTGTACGCACTGTCCATACTCGACGGACCGGCGGGATCTGTACACCCGGCATGAGAACATCCATAAGGACGAGAAGCCCTTCCAGTGCTATGCCTGCCTCAAGCAGTTCAACCGAGCCGATCATGTCAAGAAGCACTTCCTGCGCATGCACCGTGAGCTGCAGTACGACATTAACAAGACCCGGCGACATGTCTCCGCGGGCAGTGGCTCCTCGGGCAGCGGGTCCTCTGGAAGCGGTTCTCATCACTCCGGCGGCCGTGGAAATGTGACCATTAACTCGGCGGGCGTTAACATAGACAATGCCTTCTTGGAGGCCCAACGACATCCCACCTCGAGCAGTATGAGCATTGTGGAGACCATCGAGGCAGTGGCCTCGGCAACTGACATGCCGCTGGCCCAGCTTAAGCAGGAGAAAATGGACGATGGCGCCGGTGTGGTATTGCCCCTTCACGTGGGTGTTATGCAGCAGCCGGTGGCCAGCTCGAGTTCCGGCAGCAGTGGCAGTCATGGCGGCAATGGAAACGGTGGCAGCGGCTCCGGCCTGCTGAAACCAAAGCGCGAGAAGCGCTTCACCTGCTGCTACTGCCCGTGGTCTGGAGCGGACAAGTGGGGTCTCAAGCGGCACCTCAATACGCATACAAAGCCCTTCGTTTGCCTGCTCTGCGATTACAAGGCGGCGCGTTCCGAGCGCCTGGCCACCCATGTGCTGAAGGTGCACAACAAGCGGGCCTGCAGCAAGTGCTCTTACTTGGCGGACACGCAGGAGGAGTACCAGGCTCACATGAGCGATGTGCA TGGCAATGTGGGAAATGCGAATGGAGGCGGCGGCGCCGTAACCATctacaccaccaccaccaatgagggcgtggccggcggcggaggaggcggtggtggcggcatAAGCGGCAACATTTCCGGCGGCGGACCGCTCCAGGAGATCATCGTGAATCCCTCGTCGATGGTCGGCTGGCGGCTGAGCGCCAACGGATCGCTGATACCGCCGCACGATCTGCTAACCGGCGGATTGCCAAATGCAGCCACGCAAAAGCGCGGCTCGGAGCGATTGTTTCAGTACCTCGAGGCCGAGGGCAGCGATCCGGAGGACTATGCGCG TCTGCTAAAAATGGACGCCATTAGTCGCAACACCGCTTCGGTCGCTCAGGATTTTCATAAGGCGGGAGGCGTGCACGAGTTGAAAATACCAGCCAATCATCAACTCCTGTTTAACAATAAACTGCCTTCGCAATGGACGACACGAGAGGCTGCTGCACTGCTGTACAGCCTGAGCAACATGGGTGGCGGATCCGGCGGCTCCGTTTCCGGTTCCCAGCGCCAAAAGTTTGGCATGCGAGCGCGACAACATTCCACCGGCGAGGATGACGAGAATACACCATCGTCTGCATCTTCGTCGAGCTTCTCTGGCGATGAGTTCAATATGAGCGCCACATCGCCACTAAAGCTGTCGCGTCATGCCATCAAGCTGGAGAAGATGGATGAAATGGACGCCAAGGATATGGGACCCACCAAGGCGATGATGGCAACGGCATTTCTAGAGGCGGCCAACTACGAGCAGACGGCCATCGAGCTGCTGGCCAGCAAACGGAAGATCAAGGTCGAGAACGACAACGACGAGGACCAAGAGaatcagcagcatcagccccatcagcaacatcacagccagcagcagcagcgattgCAGCTTATTAAATCGTCTCCCGCGTACAAattgaacaacaacaataacaacaatagcaacaacaacaactactacAAGGACAAGTCATCGCACAGAAATGCCGTTCACCATCATCGCCAGGATGACAAGGAGAACAACAAGACCAAGTCACCAGGCGCATCAGCAGTAAGTGTTGCAgctgcggcagcaacatcgccgCCGAGCATCAGCGGCCACAGCAACCAGACTCCGTTTCTCACCCAAATGGAGTACCAGAATCTCAACCGCATTGGCACCCAGTTCCAGAACTACGTCAAGGACATTATCAACAAGTACTATGCGGCAGAGACGCCACTGATGCtggccgctgcagcagcagctttgCCCACGGCCACGACTACAggtcagcagcaacagccagaGCTGGACATTGAGAACCTGTCGCCGAGCAAGCGTCGTCGTCTGCTCAGCGAAACGGAGGAGTACATCGAGTATCTGCGGAACAAGGAGGACATAACCCTGACCATTGCTCCAAAGGTTCAGCCACCAGCGCCGGTGACATCTCTGCTTAAACGGCAATTGGATCTCAGCACACCTCGTCGGAGTCCCAAGAAGGCGGCTCCGGCCCATAGCAACAGTGCCTCGAATGCCTCCCGCAAGTCCCTCAACCAGTTGGCCACTCTGTTGCCACTGCTTGCGGATGCGGCCAGTCAGCAAGAGTATCTCGCTGCACCGCTGGACTTTAGCAAGAAGTCCAGCTCGCGCAAGCAAGCGCAGCCAAAGAAGATCCGCTTGACGCCCGAGGCGGTGGTCACCTTACTGAGGGACAAGTACCTCAATCGCATGGTGCGTCAGCGTTTGGGCTGCCTCAAGTGCAACCAGTCGCGTAAGAACAGCTCCATCAGCTTCAACTACCACACGCTGGGATCGCTGGCTCTGCACAAGTATTGGCGACATGGATCCTCATCAACTAGGAGAGAGAAGCTGCAGGCAGCTCTGCAGAAGAGGATTAGCCGAGGACAGGCGGACAAATGCTAA
- the LOC6734580 gene encoding protein charlatan isoform X3 — translation MATLIPVNGGHPAASGQSSNVEATYEDMFKEITRKLYGEETGNGLHTLGTPVAQVATSGPTAVPEGEQRSFTNLQQLDRSAAPSIEYESSAAGASGNNVATTQANVIQQQQQQQQQAESGNSVVVTASSGATVVPAPSVAAVGGFKSEDHLSTAFGLAALMQNGFAAGQAGLLKAGEQQQRWAQDGSGLVAAAAAEPQLVQWTSGGKLQSYAHVNQQQQQQQQPHQSTPKSKKHRQEHAAELIYASPSTSANAAQNLAQSTPTSAPSNSSGGSTSSSGGGGGRKKAAQAAAAAAAANGVHIQKRYACTHCPYSTDRRDLYTRHENIHKDEKPFQCYACLKQFNRADHVKKHFLRMHRELQYDINKTRRHVSAGSGSSGSGSSGSGSHHSGGRGNVTINSAGVNIDNAFLEAQRHPTSSSMSIVETIEAVASATDMPLAQLKQEKMDDGAGVVLPLHVGVMQQPVASSSSGSSGSHGGNGNGGSGSGLLKPKREKRFTCCYCPWSGADKWGLKRHLNTHTKPFVCLLCDYKAARSERLATHVLKVHNKRACSKCSYLADTQEEYQAHMSDVHSSSGNVGNANGGGGAVTIYTTTTNEGVAGGGGGGGGGISGNISGGGPLQEIIVNPSSMVGWRLSANGSLIPPHDLLTGGLPNAATQKRGSERLFQYLEAEGSDPEDYARLLKMDAISRNTASVAQDFHKAGGVHELKIPANHQLLFNNKLPSQWTTREAAALLYSLSNMGGGSGGSVSGSQRQKFGMRARQHSTGEDDENTPSSASSSSFSGDEFNMSATSPLKLSRHAIKLEKMDEMDAKDMGPTKAMMATAFLEAANYEQTAIELLASKRKIKVENDNDEDQENQQHQPHQQHHSQQQQRLQLIKSSPAYKLNNNNNNNSNNNNYYKDKSSHRNAVHHHRQDDKENNKTKSPGASAVSVAAAAATSPPSISGHSNQTPFLTQMEYQNLNRIGTQFQNYVKDIINKYYAAETPLMLAAAAAALPTATTTGQQQQPELDIENLSPSKRRRLLSETEEYIEYLRNKEDITLTIAPKVQPPAPVTSLLKRQLDLSTPRRSPKKAAPAHSNSASNASRKSLNQLATLLPLLADAASQQEYLAAPLDFSKKSSSRKQAQPKKIRLTPEAVVTLLRDKYLNRMVRQRLGCLKCNQSRKNSSISFNYHTLGSLALHKYWRHGSSSTRREKLQAALQKRISRGQADKC, via the exons ATGGCCACACTAATACCAGTGAACGGCGGCCATCCAGCAGCGAGCGGACAATCCTCCAATGTGGAGGCGACATATGAAGATATGTTCAAGGAAATCACACGCAAATTGTACGGCGAGGAGACCGGAAACGGTTTGCATACGCTCGGCACGCCGGTGGCGCAAGTGGCCACCAGCGGGCCAACAGCGGTGCCCGAGGGCGAGCAGCGCTCCTTTACAAATCTG CAACAACTCGATCGCTCGGCAGCGCCCAGCATTGAATACGAGTCCAGTGCGGCAGGCGCCTCTGGCAACAACGTGGCCACCACCCAGGCCAATGTaatccagcaacaacaacagcagcaacagcaagcgGAGTCGGGCAACTCCGTGGTGGTGACGGCCAGCAGTGGGGCGACTGTGGTGCCGGCACCCAGTGTAGCGGCCGTTGGTGGCTTCAAGTCCGAGGATCATCTGAGCACTGCCTTCGGGCTGGCAGCCCTGATGCAGAACGGCTTCGCAGCCGGCCAGGCGGGTCTGCTGAAAGCCGGCGAGCAGCAACAGCGCTGGGCTCAGGACGGATCTGGTCTGGTGGCGGCCGCAGCGGCGGAACCACAACTCGTACAATGGACCTCCGGCGGAAAGCTCCAGAGCTACGCTCATgtcaaccagcagcagcagcagcaacaacagccgcaTCAGAGCACACCCAAGTCCAA AAAACACCGTCAGGAGCATGCGGCTGAATTGATCTACGCAAGCCCCTCCACATCGGCCAATGCGGCCCAAAATCTGGCCCAATCCACACCCACCTCAGcgcccagcaacagcagtggcGGCAGCACCAGCTCctccggcggaggaggcggccgGAAGAAGGCCGCTCAAGCGGCTgcagccgccgctgccgcgAATGGAGTGCACATCCAGAAGCGTTACGCCTGTACGCACTGTCCATACTCGACGGACCGGCGGGATCTGTACACCCGGCATGAGAACATCCATAAGGACGAGAAGCCCTTCCAGTGCTATGCCTGCCTCAAGCAGTTCAACCGAGCCGATCATGTCAAGAAGCACTTCCTGCGCATGCACCGTGAGCTGCAGTACGACATTAACAAGACCCGGCGACATGTCTCCGCGGGCAGTGGCTCCTCGGGCAGCGGGTCCTCTGGAAGCGGTTCTCATCACTCCGGCGGCCGTGGAAATGTGACCATTAACTCGGCGGGCGTTAACATAGACAATGCCTTCTTGGAGGCCCAACGACATCCCACCTCGAGCAGTATGAGCATTGTGGAGACCATCGAGGCAGTGGCCTCGGCAACTGACATGCCGCTGGCCCAGCTTAAGCAGGAGAAAATGGACGATGGCGCCGGTGTGGTATTGCCCCTTCACGTGGGTGTTATGCAGCAGCCGGTGGCCAGCTCGAGTTCCGGCAGCAGTGGCAGTCATGGCGGCAATGGAAACGGTGGCAGCGGCTCCGGCCTGCTGAAACCAAAGCGCGAGAAGCGCTTCACCTGCTGCTACTGCCCGTGGTCTGGAGCGGACAAGTGGGGTCTCAAGCGGCACCTCAATACGCATACAAAGCCCTTCGTTTGCCTGCTCTGCGATTACAAGGCGGCGCGTTCCGAGCGCCTGGCCACCCATGTGCTGAAGGTGCACAACAAGCGGGCCTGCAGCAAGTGCTCTTACTTGGCGGACACGCAGGAGGAGTACCAGGCTCACATGAGCGATGTGCA CTCGTCCAGTGGCAATGTGGGAAATGCGAATGGAGGCGGCGGCGCCGTAACCATctacaccaccaccaccaatgagggcgtggccggcggcggaggaggcggtggtggcggcatAAGCGGCAACATTTCCGGCGGCGGACCGCTCCAGGAGATCATCGTGAATCCCTCGTCGATGGTCGGCTGGCGGCTGAGCGCCAACGGATCGCTGATACCGCCGCACGATCTGCTAACCGGCGGATTGCCAAATGCAGCCACGCAAAAGCGCGGCTCGGAGCGATTGTTTCAGTACCTCGAGGCCGAGGGCAGCGATCCGGAGGACTATGCGCG TCTGCTAAAAATGGACGCCATTAGTCGCAACACCGCTTCGGTCGCTCAGGATTTTCATAAGGCGGGAGGCGTGCACGAGTTGAAAATACCAGCCAATCATCAACTCCTGTTTAACAATAAACTGCCTTCGCAATGGACGACACGAGAGGCTGCTGCACTGCTGTACAGCCTGAGCAACATGGGTGGCGGATCCGGCGGCTCCGTTTCCGGTTCCCAGCGCCAAAAGTTTGGCATGCGAGCGCGACAACATTCCACCGGCGAGGATGACGAGAATACACCATCGTCTGCATCTTCGTCGAGCTTCTCTGGCGATGAGTTCAATATGAGCGCCACATCGCCACTAAAGCTGTCGCGTCATGCCATCAAGCTGGAGAAGATGGATGAAATGGACGCCAAGGATATGGGACCCACCAAGGCGATGATGGCAACGGCATTTCTAGAGGCGGCCAACTACGAGCAGACGGCCATCGAGCTGCTGGCCAGCAAACGGAAGATCAAGGTCGAGAACGACAACGACGAGGACCAAGAGaatcagcagcatcagccccatcagcaacatcacagccagcagcagcagcgattgCAGCTTATTAAATCGTCTCCCGCGTACAAattgaacaacaacaataacaacaatagcaacaacaacaactactacAAGGACAAGTCATCGCACAGAAATGCCGTTCACCATCATCGCCAGGATGACAAGGAGAACAACAAGACCAAGTCACCAGGCGCATCAGCAGTAAGTGTTGCAgctgcggcagcaacatcgccgCCGAGCATCAGCGGCCACAGCAACCAGACTCCGTTTCTCACCCAAATGGAGTACCAGAATCTCAACCGCATTGGCACCCAGTTCCAGAACTACGTCAAGGACATTATCAACAAGTACTATGCGGCAGAGACGCCACTGATGCtggccgctgcagcagcagctttgCCCACGGCCACGACTACAggtcagcagcaacagccagaGCTGGACATTGAGAACCTGTCGCCGAGCAAGCGTCGTCGTCTGCTCAGCGAAACGGAGGAGTACATCGAGTATCTGCGGAACAAGGAGGACATAACCCTGACCATTGCTCCAAAGGTTCAGCCACCAGCGCCGGTGACATCTCTGCTTAAACGGCAATTGGATCTCAGCACACCTCGTCGGAGTCCCAAGAAGGCGGCTCCGGCCCATAGCAACAGTGCCTCGAATGCCTCCCGCAAGTCCCTCAACCAGTTGGCCACTCTGTTGCCACTGCTTGCGGATGCGGCCAGTCAGCAAGAGTATCTCGCTGCACCGCTGGACTTTAGCAAGAAGTCCAGCTCGCGCAAGCAAGCGCAGCCAAAGAAGATCCGCTTGACGCCCGAGGCGGTGGTCACCTTACTGAGGGACAAGTACCTCAATCGCATGGTGCGTCAGCGTTTGGGCTGCCTCAAGTGCAACCAGTCGCGTAAGAACAGCTCCATCAGCTTCAACTACCACACGCTGGGATCGCTGGCTCTGCACAAGTATTGGCGACATGGATCCTCATCAACTAGGAGAGAGAAGCTGCAGGCAGCTCTGCAGAAGAGGATTAGCCGAGGACAGGCGGACAAATGCTAA
- the LOC6734580 gene encoding protein charlatan isoform X2: MATLIPVNGGHPAASGQSSNVEATYEDMFKEITRKLYGEETGNGLHTLGTPVAQVATSGPTAVPEGEQRSFTNLQQLDRSAAPSIEYESSAAGASGNNVATTQANVIQQQQQQQQQAESGNSVVVTASSGATVVPAPSVAAVGGFKSEDHLSTAFGLAALMQNGFAAGQAGLLKAGEQQQRWAQDGSGLVAAAAAEPQLVQWTSGGKLQSYAHVNQQQQQQQQPHQSTPKSKKHRQEHAAELIYASPSTSANAAQNLAQSTPTSAPSNSSGGSTSSSGGGGGRKKAAQAAAAAAAANGVHIQKRYACTHCPYSTDRRDLYTRHENIHKDEKPFQCYACLKQFNRADHVKKHFLRMHRELQYDINKTRRHVSAGSGSSGSGSSGSGSHHSGGRGNVTINSAGVNIDNAFLEAQRHPTSSSMSIVETIEAVASATDMPLAQLKQEKMDDGAGVVLPLHVGVMQQPVASSSSGSSGSHGGNGNGGSGSGLLKPKREKRFTCCYCPWSGADKWGLKRHLNTHTKPFVCLLCDYKAARSERLATHVLKVHNKRACSKCSYLADTQEEYQAHMSDVHPHDNRPARSGNGNQSGGSSSGNSNGNGGGNGNNNANAGGHSQNLNVLRTIGNSLVANNQLNTYAGNAFGGNVGNANGGGGAVTIYTTTTNEGVAGGGGGGGGGISGNISGGGPLQEIIVNPSSMVGWRLSANGSLIPPHDLLTGGLPNAATQKRGSERLFQYLEAEGSDPEDYARLLKMDAISRNTASVAQDFHKAGGVHELKIPANHQLLFNNKLPSQWTTREAAALLYSLSNMGGGSGGSVSGSQRQKFGMRARQHSTGEDDENTPSSASSSSFSGDEFNMSATSPLKLSRHAIKLEKMDEMDAKDMGPTKAMMATAFLEAANYEQTAIELLASKRKIKVENDNDEDQENQQHQPHQQHHSQQQQRLQLIKSSPAYKLNNNNNNNSNNNNYYKDKSSHRNAVHHHRQDDKENNKTKSPGASAVSVAAAAATSPPSISGHSNQTPFLTQMEYQNLNRIGTQFQNYVKDIINKYYAAETPLMLAAAAAALPTATTTGQQQQPELDIENLSPSKRRRLLSETEEYIEYLRNKEDITLTIAPKVQPPAPVTSLLKRQLDLSTPRRSPKKAAPAHSNSASNASRKSLNQLATLLPLLADAASQQEYLAAPLDFSKKSSSRKQAQPKKIRLTPEAVVTLLRDKYLNRMVRQRLGCLKCNQSRKNSSISFNYHTLGSLALHKYWRHGSSSTRREKLQAALQKRISRGQADKC; the protein is encoded by the exons ATGGCCACACTAATACCAGTGAACGGCGGCCATCCAGCAGCGAGCGGACAATCCTCCAATGTGGAGGCGACATATGAAGATATGTTCAAGGAAATCACACGCAAATTGTACGGCGAGGAGACCGGAAACGGTTTGCATACGCTCGGCACGCCGGTGGCGCAAGTGGCCACCAGCGGGCCAACAGCGGTGCCCGAGGGCGAGCAGCGCTCCTTTACAAATCTG CAACAACTCGATCGCTCGGCAGCGCCCAGCATTGAATACGAGTCCAGTGCGGCAGGCGCCTCTGGCAACAACGTGGCCACCACCCAGGCCAATGTaatccagcaacaacaacagcagcaacagcaagcgGAGTCGGGCAACTCCGTGGTGGTGACGGCCAGCAGTGGGGCGACTGTGGTGCCGGCACCCAGTGTAGCGGCCGTTGGTGGCTTCAAGTCCGAGGATCATCTGAGCACTGCCTTCGGGCTGGCAGCCCTGATGCAGAACGGCTTCGCAGCCGGCCAGGCGGGTCTGCTGAAAGCCGGCGAGCAGCAACAGCGCTGGGCTCAGGACGGATCTGGTCTGGTGGCGGCCGCAGCGGCGGAACCACAACTCGTACAATGGACCTCCGGCGGAAAGCTCCAGAGCTACGCTCATgtcaaccagcagcagcagcagcaacaacagccgcaTCAGAGCACACCCAAGTCCAA AAAACACCGTCAGGAGCATGCGGCTGAATTGATCTACGCAAGCCCCTCCACATCGGCCAATGCGGCCCAAAATCTGGCCCAATCCACACCCACCTCAGcgcccagcaacagcagtggcGGCAGCACCAGCTCctccggcggaggaggcggccgGAAGAAGGCCGCTCAAGCGGCTgcagccgccgctgccgcgAATGGAGTGCACATCCAGAAGCGTTACGCCTGTACGCACTGTCCATACTCGACGGACCGGCGGGATCTGTACACCCGGCATGAGAACATCCATAAGGACGAGAAGCCCTTCCAGTGCTATGCCTGCCTCAAGCAGTTCAACCGAGCCGATCATGTCAAGAAGCACTTCCTGCGCATGCACCGTGAGCTGCAGTACGACATTAACAAGACCCGGCGACATGTCTCCGCGGGCAGTGGCTCCTCGGGCAGCGGGTCCTCTGGAAGCGGTTCTCATCACTCCGGCGGCCGTGGAAATGTGACCATTAACTCGGCGGGCGTTAACATAGACAATGCCTTCTTGGAGGCCCAACGACATCCCACCTCGAGCAGTATGAGCATTGTGGAGACCATCGAGGCAGTGGCCTCGGCAACTGACATGCCGCTGGCCCAGCTTAAGCAGGAGAAAATGGACGATGGCGCCGGTGTGGTATTGCCCCTTCACGTGGGTGTTATGCAGCAGCCGGTGGCCAGCTCGAGTTCCGGCAGCAGTGGCAGTCATGGCGGCAATGGAAACGGTGGCAGCGGCTCCGGCCTGCTGAAACCAAAGCGCGAGAAGCGCTTCACCTGCTGCTACTGCCCGTGGTCTGGAGCGGACAAGTGGGGTCTCAAGCGGCACCTCAATACGCATACAAAGCCCTTCGTTTGCCTGCTCTGCGATTACAAGGCGGCGCGTTCCGAGCGCCTGGCCACCCATGTGCTGAAGGTGCACAACAAGCGGGCCTGCAGCAAGTGCTCTTACTTGGCGGACACGCAGGAGGAGTACCAGGCTCACATGAGCGATGTGCA TCCGCACGATAATCGGCCGGCGCGCAGCGGCAACGGCAACcagagcggcggcagcagcagcggcaatagcaacggcaacggcggcggcaatggcaacaacaatgccaatgccGGGGGCCACAGCCAGAACCTCAATGTGCTGCGAACTATTGGCAACAGCCTGGTGGCCAACAACCAGCTGAACACCTATGCCGGCAATGCTTTTGG TGGCAATGTGGGAAATGCGAATGGAGGCGGCGGCGCCGTAACCATctacaccaccaccaccaatgagggcgtggccggcggcggaggaggcggtggtggcggcatAAGCGGCAACATTTCCGGCGGCGGACCGCTCCAGGAGATCATCGTGAATCCCTCGTCGATGGTCGGCTGGCGGCTGAGCGCCAACGGATCGCTGATACCGCCGCACGATCTGCTAACCGGCGGATTGCCAAATGCAGCCACGCAAAAGCGCGGCTCGGAGCGATTGTTTCAGTACCTCGAGGCCGAGGGCAGCGATCCGGAGGACTATGCGCG TCTGCTAAAAATGGACGCCATTAGTCGCAACACCGCTTCGGTCGCTCAGGATTTTCATAAGGCGGGAGGCGTGCACGAGTTGAAAATACCAGCCAATCATCAACTCCTGTTTAACAATAAACTGCCTTCGCAATGGACGACACGAGAGGCTGCTGCACTGCTGTACAGCCTGAGCAACATGGGTGGCGGATCCGGCGGCTCCGTTTCCGGTTCCCAGCGCCAAAAGTTTGGCATGCGAGCGCGACAACATTCCACCGGCGAGGATGACGAGAATACACCATCGTCTGCATCTTCGTCGAGCTTCTCTGGCGATGAGTTCAATATGAGCGCCACATCGCCACTAAAGCTGTCGCGTCATGCCATCAAGCTGGAGAAGATGGATGAAATGGACGCCAAGGATATGGGACCCACCAAGGCGATGATGGCAACGGCATTTCTAGAGGCGGCCAACTACGAGCAGACGGCCATCGAGCTGCTGGCCAGCAAACGGAAGATCAAGGTCGAGAACGACAACGACGAGGACCAAGAGaatcagcagcatcagccccatcagcaacatcacagccagcagcagcagcgattgCAGCTTATTAAATCGTCTCCCGCGTACAAattgaacaacaacaataacaacaatagcaacaacaacaactactacAAGGACAAGTCATCGCACAGAAATGCCGTTCACCATCATCGCCAGGATGACAAGGAGAACAACAAGACCAAGTCACCAGGCGCATCAGCAGTAAGTGTTGCAgctgcggcagcaacatcgccgCCGAGCATCAGCGGCCACAGCAACCAGACTCCGTTTCTCACCCAAATGGAGTACCAGAATCTCAACCGCATTGGCACCCAGTTCCAGAACTACGTCAAGGACATTATCAACAAGTACTATGCGGCAGAGACGCCACTGATGCtggccgctgcagcagcagctttgCCCACGGCCACGACTACAggtcagcagcaacagccagaGCTGGACATTGAGAACCTGTCGCCGAGCAAGCGTCGTCGTCTGCTCAGCGAAACGGAGGAGTACATCGAGTATCTGCGGAACAAGGAGGACATAACCCTGACCATTGCTCCAAAGGTTCAGCCACCAGCGCCGGTGACATCTCTGCTTAAACGGCAATTGGATCTCAGCACACCTCGTCGGAGTCCCAAGAAGGCGGCTCCGGCCCATAGCAACAGTGCCTCGAATGCCTCCCGCAAGTCCCTCAACCAGTTGGCCACTCTGTTGCCACTGCTTGCGGATGCGGCCAGTCAGCAAGAGTATCTCGCTGCACCGCTGGACTTTAGCAAGAAGTCCAGCTCGCGCAAGCAAGCGCAGCCAAAGAAGATCCGCTTGACGCCCGAGGCGGTGGTCACCTTACTGAGGGACAAGTACCTCAATCGCATGGTGCGTCAGCGTTTGGGCTGCCTCAAGTGCAACCAGTCGCGTAAGAACAGCTCCATCAGCTTCAACTACCACACGCTGGGATCGCTGGCTCTGCACAAGTATTGGCGACATGGATCCTCATCAACTAGGAGAGAGAAGCTGCAGGCAGCTCTGCAGAAGAGGATTAGCCGAGGACAGGCGGACAAATGCTAA